A window of Lytechinus pictus isolate F3 Inbred chromosome 7, Lp3.0, whole genome shotgun sequence contains these coding sequences:
- the LOC129265428 gene encoding collagen alpha-1(XV) chain-like isoform X1 produces the protein MAYRGQECFNSFNGSRADGGKTVSKLTVQLGRSNGNVATSGPQGGGLMNQRKQVSFGNNQSSRLGGDVNVIGGSKNKSVTVAPKIGNNYTADSGCSWGGAEGGSGSQSREVGLITPIRDHERCVNEQGSCQTISMSTDNMNAMSDNNDMPALDQGPAAPFNESSAMLPDIETNKLHPRVLNGNSVHEEDSSSINSSNVSKVQFEEPTVMNIDPSFESAEEKARALAVGAIEKALASQLVSSVTEAAAKLVSDEAKESIDDNKMDTKQCQENGGLTANEFPNLSDSKLISSLNNFEEITALQESSTNCQDANANEVSDKKSVFIENSNLSDNVNSNNNTQLPPVPPKPAKGLPKQPDGASGPEPKNTLQQPPLPEEHGEVQEFFSSSQILVSDDIIDCLPEVEEMSNGAPPSPPLMACPDQTLAESQEQHVGGTSLPLPGDTEGEQKPSINEPQNNEEENKMDVNSTKDIKNEMTEATKENDIEDADKIMDKAESDVKGEKEDGFITSDVLSKEDCAIHANHVSQVHGDIKENIKDSSVSAINNDSKTTNVTEIAEDNKRAAKEEDVEQKDHNKEVRESVEVKDSMKQDQENVCQDNCTLDDSLSIPSLTTTSASSSTEIGMTQIPLSPIFEEPRSPAKTDDHLDLSNTSLSSSSHQITTSPSSPEKMDVSEVPGSVSDESAAVATASIELGVETTGITEANADFIGKENFNENEAESQHNDETEAPVQVPPSAQNGPSQTQNERMYNQQHQHDMNRKSGNLDNHSMQATRQSPPEPPGPPAVPKAPHAPPAAPPAPPQPPAAPAAPPAPAAPPTPPQPPAAPPAPPAGPPAPPAPPAAGGAGPPPPPPPPAIGGPPPAPSGGGGGGGGAPAGGGLAAALAAAKLKKVNRSEINDNSSASAGGGGGGGGGGGSRPPPSGGGGDFMSSLQQKLNKRRQASENPPSASDSSSKPSGRTSPPGAPKATSKPWERKTNGVDSTTSSASPQLNRPPPPPVSNRNSVDGVRIMRPPSGVDQHQTNNPTSPGFSGGGRLHGPRPQPTSTSPGSQSPRLGGRRPSQPAINGNAGGDSQNSLDYEKLKQEILTEMRKELQKTKQEIIDAIKQELSRR, from the exons ATGGCCTATCGAGGACAGGAATGTTTTAACTCTTTTAATGGAAGCAGAGCTGATGGTGGTAAGACAGTATCAAAGCTTACTGTTCAACTTGGCAGAAGCAATGGGAATGTAGCAACAAGTGGACCACAGGGTGGTGGATTAATGAATCAAAGAAAGCAAGTCAGCTTTGGCAATAATCAGAGCAGCAGACTGGGCGGAGATGTCAACGTCATAGGCGGCAGCAAAAACAAATCAGTGACGGTAGCACCCAAGATAGGCAACAATTACACAGCAGATAGTGGCTGTTCGTGGGGCGGAGCTGAGGGTGGAAGTGGTAGTCAGAGTCGAGAAGTGGGATTAATCACGCCAATCAGGGATCACGAGAGATGCGTTAATGAGCAAGGATCCTGTCAGACCATCAGCATGTCAACAGACAACATGAATGCCATGTcggataataatgatatgccGGCGTTAGACCAAGGTCCTGCAGCCCCTTTCAATGAATCGTCAGCCATGCTGCCTGACATTGAAACCAACAAACTCCACCCTCGAGTCTTAAATGGTAATTCTGTCCATGAAGAGGATTCAAGTTCCATTAACAGCTCAAATGTAAGTAAGGTACAGTTTGAGGAACCTACTGTTATGAACATTGATCCGAGCTTTGAGAGTGCTGAAGAAAAAGCTAGAGCCTTAGCAGTAGGAGCGATAGAGAAAGCTCTTGCTTCACAGCTTGTATCGTCTGTGACAGAGGCAGCAGCTAAACTTGTGAGTGACGAAGCCAAAGAATCAATTGATGACAACAAGATGGATACCAAACAGTGCCAGGAAAATGGAGGTTTAACAGCAAATGAGTTTCCAAATTTATCTGACAGTAAACTGATCTCCAGCTtgaataattttgaagaaatcacaGCTCTTCAAGAAAGTTCAACCAACTGCCAAGATGCAAATGCAAATGAAGTCTCTGATAAGAAATCTGTTTTCATAGAGAACAGCAATTTATCAGATAATGTGAATTCCAACAATAACACACAGTTACCACCAGTGCCGCCCAAACCAGCCAAAGGTCTGCCTAAACAACCTGATGGTGCATCAGGACCAGAACCTAAGAACACTCTGCAACAACCTCCATTGCCAGAAGAACATGGTGAGGTGCAGGAGTTCTTCAGCTCTTCCCAAATTCTCGTCTCGGACGACATTATCGACTGCCTACCTGAGGTTGAAGAAATGAGTAATGGAGCACCACCATCACCCCCTCTGATGGCATGTCCTGATCAAACCTTAGCAGAGAGTCAAGAGCAACATGTTGGTGGCACTTCTTTGCCTTTGCCAGGAGACACAGAAGGTGAGCAAAAACCCAGCATTAATGAACCACAAAAcaatgaagaagaaaacaaaatggatGTGAATAGCACTAAGGATATTAAgaatgaaatgacagaagctactaaagaaaatgacattgaaGATGCTGATAAAATCATGGACAAAGCTGAAAGTGATgtcaaaggggaaaaagaagatggTTTTATTACTTCTGATGTGTTGAGTAAGGAGGACTGTGCTATACATGCAAATCACGTCTCTCAAGTACATGGcgatatcaaagaaaatatcaaGGATAGTTCTGTAAGTGCTATAAATAACGATTCAAAAACCACCAATGTTACAGAAATAGCAGAAGACAACAAAAGGGCTGCCAAAGAGGAAGATGTAGAACAAAAAGATCACAATAAAGAAGTGAGAGAGAGTGTAGAAGTTAAAGACAGTATGAAACAAGACCAAGAGAATGTTTGCCAAGACAATTGCACGCTTGATGATAGCCTATCCATCCCTTCTCTAACAACAACATCGGCGTCTTCATCGACGGAGATAGGGATGACGCAGATTCCATTATCGCCGATCTTTGAGGAACCAAGGTCACCGGCTAAGACAGATGATCATCTTGATCTGTCAAACACAAGTTTGTCATCATCCTCCCATCAAATAACTACATCCCCATCATCGCCAGAAAAGATGGACGTATCTGAAGTACCGGGCAGTGTGAGTGATGAGAGTGCTGCTGTCGCTACAGCAAGTATTGAATTAGGAGTGGAAACTACTGGAATTACTGAAGCAAATGCAGATTTTATCGGGAAAGAGaactttaatgaaaatgaagcagAAAGCCAGCACAATGATGAAACAGAAG CTCCAGTACAAGTACCACCTAGTGCTCAGAATGGACCTTCACAAACACAAAATGAAAG GATGTATAACCAACAGCATCAGCATGATATGAATAGGAAAAGTGGAAACCTGGACAATCATTCGATGCAAG CTACCAGACAAAGTCCACCAGAGCCACCTGGCCCCCCTGCTGTACCCAAAGCTCCTCATGCACCCCCGGCAGCTCCACCAGCTCCACCCCAGCCTCCAGCAGCTCCGGCAGCACCTCCAGCTCCAGCCGCACCTCCGACCCCACCTCAGCCTCCAGCAGCTCCACCGGCCCCACCAGCAGGTCCGCCTGCCCCACCAGCTCCACCAGCAGCAGGAGGTGCAGGCCCaccccctccaccaccaccaccagctaTTGGAGGTCCCCCTCCTGCACCttcaggaggaggaggaggaggtggtggTGCTCCAGCAGGAGGTGGATTGGCAGCAGCATTAGCAGCagccaaattaaaaaaagttaacagG AGTGAAATCAATGATAATTCATCAGCCAGtgcaggaggaggaggaggaggtggtggaggtggtggtagCAGACCACCACCATCAGGGGGTGGAGGTGACTTCATGAGCTCTCTGCAACAGAAACTAAACAAACGCCGTCAGGCTTCG GAGAATCCACCATCAGCATCAGATTCCAGTAGTAAGCCATCGGGTAGAACGTCACCCCCTGGAGCTCCGAAAG CTACTTCCAAACCATGGGAAAGAAAAACCAATGGTGTAGACAGTACCACTTCTAGTGCCTCTCCTCAACTAAACCG tcctcctcctcctccggTGTCCAACCGAAATAGCGTTGATGGTGTTCGGATCATGAGACCTCCCTCTGGTGTTGATCAGCACCAGACCAACAATCCCACATCTCCAGGATTTTCAGGAGG TGGTCGGCTGCATGGCCCGCGACCTCAACCAACCAGTACCTCGCCTGGTAGTCAGTCCCCCAGGCTTGGAGG
- the LOC129265428 gene encoding uncharacterized protein LOC129265428 isoform X2 has product MAYRGQECFNSFNGSRADGGKTVSKLTVQLGRSNGNVATSGPQGGGLMNQRKQVSFGNNQSSRLGGDVNVIGGSKNKSVTVAPKIGNNYTADSGCSWGGAEGGSGSQSREVGLITPIRDHERCVNEQGSCQTISMSTDNMNAMSDNNDMPALDQGPAAPFNESSAMLPDIETNKLHPRVLNGNSVHEEDSSSINSSNVSKVQFEEPTVMNIDPSFESAEEKARALAVGAIEKALASQLVSSVTEAAAKLVSDEAKESIDDNKMDTKQCQENGGLTANEFPNLSDSKLISSLNNFEEITALQESSTNCQDANANEVSDKKSVFIENSNLSDNVNSNNNTQLPPVPPKPAKGLPKQPDGASGPEPKNTLQQPPLPEEHGEVQEFFSSSQILVSDDIIDCLPEVEEMSNGAPPSPPLMACPDQTLAESQEQHVGGTSLPLPGDTEGEQKPSINEPQNNEEENKMDVNSTKDIKNEMTEATKENDIEDADKIMDKAESDVKGEKEDGFITSDVLSKEDCAIHANHVSQVHGDIKENIKDSSVSAINNDSKTTNVTEIAEDNKRAAKEEDVEQKDHNKEVRESVEVKDSMKQDQENVCQDNCTLDDSLSIPSLTTTSASSSTEIGMTQIPLSPIFEEPRSPAKTDDHLDLSNTSLSSSSHQITTSPSSPEKMDVSEVPGSVSDESAAVATASIELGVETTGITEANADFIGKENFNENEAESQHNDETEAPVQVPPSAQNGPSQTQNERMYNQQHQHDMNRKSGNLDNHSMQATRQSPPEPPGPPAVPKAPHAPPAAPPAPPQPPAAPAAPPAPAAPPTPPQPPAAPPAPPAGPPAPPAPPAAGGAGPPPPPPPPAIGGPPPAPSGGGGGGGGAPAGGGLAAALAAAKLKKVNRSEINDNSSASAGGGGGGGGGGGSRPPPSGGGGDFMSSLQQKLNKRRQASENPPSASDSSSKPSGRTSPPGAPKATSKPWERKTNGVDSTTSSASPQLNRPPPPPVSNRNSVDGVRIMRPPSGVDQHQTNNPTSPGFSGGRRPSQPAINGNAGGDSQNSLDYEKLKQEILTEMRKELQKTKQEIIDAIKQELSRR; this is encoded by the exons ATGGCCTATCGAGGACAGGAATGTTTTAACTCTTTTAATGGAAGCAGAGCTGATGGTGGTAAGACAGTATCAAAGCTTACTGTTCAACTTGGCAGAAGCAATGGGAATGTAGCAACAAGTGGACCACAGGGTGGTGGATTAATGAATCAAAGAAAGCAAGTCAGCTTTGGCAATAATCAGAGCAGCAGACTGGGCGGAGATGTCAACGTCATAGGCGGCAGCAAAAACAAATCAGTGACGGTAGCACCCAAGATAGGCAACAATTACACAGCAGATAGTGGCTGTTCGTGGGGCGGAGCTGAGGGTGGAAGTGGTAGTCAGAGTCGAGAAGTGGGATTAATCACGCCAATCAGGGATCACGAGAGATGCGTTAATGAGCAAGGATCCTGTCAGACCATCAGCATGTCAACAGACAACATGAATGCCATGTcggataataatgatatgccGGCGTTAGACCAAGGTCCTGCAGCCCCTTTCAATGAATCGTCAGCCATGCTGCCTGACATTGAAACCAACAAACTCCACCCTCGAGTCTTAAATGGTAATTCTGTCCATGAAGAGGATTCAAGTTCCATTAACAGCTCAAATGTAAGTAAGGTACAGTTTGAGGAACCTACTGTTATGAACATTGATCCGAGCTTTGAGAGTGCTGAAGAAAAAGCTAGAGCCTTAGCAGTAGGAGCGATAGAGAAAGCTCTTGCTTCACAGCTTGTATCGTCTGTGACAGAGGCAGCAGCTAAACTTGTGAGTGACGAAGCCAAAGAATCAATTGATGACAACAAGATGGATACCAAACAGTGCCAGGAAAATGGAGGTTTAACAGCAAATGAGTTTCCAAATTTATCTGACAGTAAACTGATCTCCAGCTtgaataattttgaagaaatcacaGCTCTTCAAGAAAGTTCAACCAACTGCCAAGATGCAAATGCAAATGAAGTCTCTGATAAGAAATCTGTTTTCATAGAGAACAGCAATTTATCAGATAATGTGAATTCCAACAATAACACACAGTTACCACCAGTGCCGCCCAAACCAGCCAAAGGTCTGCCTAAACAACCTGATGGTGCATCAGGACCAGAACCTAAGAACACTCTGCAACAACCTCCATTGCCAGAAGAACATGGTGAGGTGCAGGAGTTCTTCAGCTCTTCCCAAATTCTCGTCTCGGACGACATTATCGACTGCCTACCTGAGGTTGAAGAAATGAGTAATGGAGCACCACCATCACCCCCTCTGATGGCATGTCCTGATCAAACCTTAGCAGAGAGTCAAGAGCAACATGTTGGTGGCACTTCTTTGCCTTTGCCAGGAGACACAGAAGGTGAGCAAAAACCCAGCATTAATGAACCACAAAAcaatgaagaagaaaacaaaatggatGTGAATAGCACTAAGGATATTAAgaatgaaatgacagaagctactaaagaaaatgacattgaaGATGCTGATAAAATCATGGACAAAGCTGAAAGTGATgtcaaaggggaaaaagaagatggTTTTATTACTTCTGATGTGTTGAGTAAGGAGGACTGTGCTATACATGCAAATCACGTCTCTCAAGTACATGGcgatatcaaagaaaatatcaaGGATAGTTCTGTAAGTGCTATAAATAACGATTCAAAAACCACCAATGTTACAGAAATAGCAGAAGACAACAAAAGGGCTGCCAAAGAGGAAGATGTAGAACAAAAAGATCACAATAAAGAAGTGAGAGAGAGTGTAGAAGTTAAAGACAGTATGAAACAAGACCAAGAGAATGTTTGCCAAGACAATTGCACGCTTGATGATAGCCTATCCATCCCTTCTCTAACAACAACATCGGCGTCTTCATCGACGGAGATAGGGATGACGCAGATTCCATTATCGCCGATCTTTGAGGAACCAAGGTCACCGGCTAAGACAGATGATCATCTTGATCTGTCAAACACAAGTTTGTCATCATCCTCCCATCAAATAACTACATCCCCATCATCGCCAGAAAAGATGGACGTATCTGAAGTACCGGGCAGTGTGAGTGATGAGAGTGCTGCTGTCGCTACAGCAAGTATTGAATTAGGAGTGGAAACTACTGGAATTACTGAAGCAAATGCAGATTTTATCGGGAAAGAGaactttaatgaaaatgaagcagAAAGCCAGCACAATGATGAAACAGAAG CTCCAGTACAAGTACCACCTAGTGCTCAGAATGGACCTTCACAAACACAAAATGAAAG GATGTATAACCAACAGCATCAGCATGATATGAATAGGAAAAGTGGAAACCTGGACAATCATTCGATGCAAG CTACCAGACAAAGTCCACCAGAGCCACCTGGCCCCCCTGCTGTACCCAAAGCTCCTCATGCACCCCCGGCAGCTCCACCAGCTCCACCCCAGCCTCCAGCAGCTCCGGCAGCACCTCCAGCTCCAGCCGCACCTCCGACCCCACCTCAGCCTCCAGCAGCTCCACCGGCCCCACCAGCAGGTCCGCCTGCCCCACCAGCTCCACCAGCAGCAGGAGGTGCAGGCCCaccccctccaccaccaccaccagctaTTGGAGGTCCCCCTCCTGCACCttcaggaggaggaggaggaggtggtggTGCTCCAGCAGGAGGTGGATTGGCAGCAGCATTAGCAGCagccaaattaaaaaaagttaacagG AGTGAAATCAATGATAATTCATCAGCCAGtgcaggaggaggaggaggaggtggtggaggtggtggtagCAGACCACCACCATCAGGGGGTGGAGGTGACTTCATGAGCTCTCTGCAACAGAAACTAAACAAACGCCGTCAGGCTTCG GAGAATCCACCATCAGCATCAGATTCCAGTAGTAAGCCATCGGGTAGAACGTCACCCCCTGGAGCTCCGAAAG CTACTTCCAAACCATGGGAAAGAAAAACCAATGGTGTAGACAGTACCACTTCTAGTGCCTCTCCTCAACTAAACCG tcctcctcctcctccggTGTCCAACCGAAATAGCGTTGATGGTGTTCGGATCATGAGACCTCCCTCTGGTGTTGATCAGCACCAGACCAACAATCCCACATCTCCAGGATTTTCAGGAGG
- the LOC129265428 gene encoding collagen alpha-1(XV) chain-like isoform X3 codes for MAYRGQECFNSFNGSRADGGKTVSKLTVQLGRSNGNVATSGPQGGGLMNQRKQVSFGNNQSSRLGGDVNVIGGSKNKSVTVAPKIGNNYTADSGCSWGGAEGGSGSQSREVGLITPIRDHERCVNEQGSCQTISMSTDNMNAMSDNNDMPALDQGPAAPFNESSAMLPDIETNKLHPRVLNGNSVHEEDSSSINSSNVSKVQFEEPTVMNIDPSFESAEEKARALAVGAIEKALASQLVSSVTEAAAKLVSDEAKESIDDNKMDTKQCQENGGLTANEFPNLSDSKLISSLNNFEEITALQESSTNCQDANANEVSDKKSVFIENSNLSDNVNSNNNTQLPPVPPKPAKGLPKQPDGASGPEPKNTLQQPPLPEEHGEVQEFFSSSQILVSDDIIDCLPEVEEMSNGAPPSPPLMACPDQTLAESQEQHVGGTSLPLPGDTEGEQKPSINEPQNNEEENKMDVNSTKDIKNEMTEATKENDIEDADKIMDKAESDVKGEKEDGFITSDVLSKEDCAIHANHVSQVHGDIKENIKDSSVSAINNDSKTTNVTEIAEDNKRAAKEEDVEQKDHNKEVRESVEVKDSMKQDQENVCQDNCTLDDSLSIPSLTTTSASSSTEIGMTQIPLSPIFEEPRSPAKTDDHLDLSNTSLSSSSHQITTSPSSPEKMDVSEVPGSVSDESAAVATASIELGVETTGITEANADFIGKENFNENEAESQHNDETEAPVQVPPSAQNGPSQTQNERMYNQQHQHDMNRKSGNLDNHSMQATRQSPPEPPGPPAVPKAPHAPPAAPPAPPQPPAAPAAPPAPAAPPTPPQPPAAPPAPPAGPPAPPAPPAAGGAGPPPPPPPPAIGGPPPAPSGGGGGGGGAPAGGGLAAALAAAKLKKVNRSEINDNSSASAGGGGGGGGGGGSRPPPSGGGGDFMSSLQQKLNKRRQASENPPSASDSSSKPSGRTSPPGAPKATSKPWERKTNGVDSTTSSASPQLNRGRLHGPRPQPTSTSPGSQSPRLGGRRPSQPAINGNAGGDSQNSLDYEKLKQEILTEMRKELQKTKQEIIDAIKQELSRR; via the exons ATGGCCTATCGAGGACAGGAATGTTTTAACTCTTTTAATGGAAGCAGAGCTGATGGTGGTAAGACAGTATCAAAGCTTACTGTTCAACTTGGCAGAAGCAATGGGAATGTAGCAACAAGTGGACCACAGGGTGGTGGATTAATGAATCAAAGAAAGCAAGTCAGCTTTGGCAATAATCAGAGCAGCAGACTGGGCGGAGATGTCAACGTCATAGGCGGCAGCAAAAACAAATCAGTGACGGTAGCACCCAAGATAGGCAACAATTACACAGCAGATAGTGGCTGTTCGTGGGGCGGAGCTGAGGGTGGAAGTGGTAGTCAGAGTCGAGAAGTGGGATTAATCACGCCAATCAGGGATCACGAGAGATGCGTTAATGAGCAAGGATCCTGTCAGACCATCAGCATGTCAACAGACAACATGAATGCCATGTcggataataatgatatgccGGCGTTAGACCAAGGTCCTGCAGCCCCTTTCAATGAATCGTCAGCCATGCTGCCTGACATTGAAACCAACAAACTCCACCCTCGAGTCTTAAATGGTAATTCTGTCCATGAAGAGGATTCAAGTTCCATTAACAGCTCAAATGTAAGTAAGGTACAGTTTGAGGAACCTACTGTTATGAACATTGATCCGAGCTTTGAGAGTGCTGAAGAAAAAGCTAGAGCCTTAGCAGTAGGAGCGATAGAGAAAGCTCTTGCTTCACAGCTTGTATCGTCTGTGACAGAGGCAGCAGCTAAACTTGTGAGTGACGAAGCCAAAGAATCAATTGATGACAACAAGATGGATACCAAACAGTGCCAGGAAAATGGAGGTTTAACAGCAAATGAGTTTCCAAATTTATCTGACAGTAAACTGATCTCCAGCTtgaataattttgaagaaatcacaGCTCTTCAAGAAAGTTCAACCAACTGCCAAGATGCAAATGCAAATGAAGTCTCTGATAAGAAATCTGTTTTCATAGAGAACAGCAATTTATCAGATAATGTGAATTCCAACAATAACACACAGTTACCACCAGTGCCGCCCAAACCAGCCAAAGGTCTGCCTAAACAACCTGATGGTGCATCAGGACCAGAACCTAAGAACACTCTGCAACAACCTCCATTGCCAGAAGAACATGGTGAGGTGCAGGAGTTCTTCAGCTCTTCCCAAATTCTCGTCTCGGACGACATTATCGACTGCCTACCTGAGGTTGAAGAAATGAGTAATGGAGCACCACCATCACCCCCTCTGATGGCATGTCCTGATCAAACCTTAGCAGAGAGTCAAGAGCAACATGTTGGTGGCACTTCTTTGCCTTTGCCAGGAGACACAGAAGGTGAGCAAAAACCCAGCATTAATGAACCACAAAAcaatgaagaagaaaacaaaatggatGTGAATAGCACTAAGGATATTAAgaatgaaatgacagaagctactaaagaaaatgacattgaaGATGCTGATAAAATCATGGACAAAGCTGAAAGTGATgtcaaaggggaaaaagaagatggTTTTATTACTTCTGATGTGTTGAGTAAGGAGGACTGTGCTATACATGCAAATCACGTCTCTCAAGTACATGGcgatatcaaagaaaatatcaaGGATAGTTCTGTAAGTGCTATAAATAACGATTCAAAAACCACCAATGTTACAGAAATAGCAGAAGACAACAAAAGGGCTGCCAAAGAGGAAGATGTAGAACAAAAAGATCACAATAAAGAAGTGAGAGAGAGTGTAGAAGTTAAAGACAGTATGAAACAAGACCAAGAGAATGTTTGCCAAGACAATTGCACGCTTGATGATAGCCTATCCATCCCTTCTCTAACAACAACATCGGCGTCTTCATCGACGGAGATAGGGATGACGCAGATTCCATTATCGCCGATCTTTGAGGAACCAAGGTCACCGGCTAAGACAGATGATCATCTTGATCTGTCAAACACAAGTTTGTCATCATCCTCCCATCAAATAACTACATCCCCATCATCGCCAGAAAAGATGGACGTATCTGAAGTACCGGGCAGTGTGAGTGATGAGAGTGCTGCTGTCGCTACAGCAAGTATTGAATTAGGAGTGGAAACTACTGGAATTACTGAAGCAAATGCAGATTTTATCGGGAAAGAGaactttaatgaaaatgaagcagAAAGCCAGCACAATGATGAAACAGAAG CTCCAGTACAAGTACCACCTAGTGCTCAGAATGGACCTTCACAAACACAAAATGAAAG GATGTATAACCAACAGCATCAGCATGATATGAATAGGAAAAGTGGAAACCTGGACAATCATTCGATGCAAG CTACCAGACAAAGTCCACCAGAGCCACCTGGCCCCCCTGCTGTACCCAAAGCTCCTCATGCACCCCCGGCAGCTCCACCAGCTCCACCCCAGCCTCCAGCAGCTCCGGCAGCACCTCCAGCTCCAGCCGCACCTCCGACCCCACCTCAGCCTCCAGCAGCTCCACCGGCCCCACCAGCAGGTCCGCCTGCCCCACCAGCTCCACCAGCAGCAGGAGGTGCAGGCCCaccccctccaccaccaccaccagctaTTGGAGGTCCCCCTCCTGCACCttcaggaggaggaggaggaggtggtggTGCTCCAGCAGGAGGTGGATTGGCAGCAGCATTAGCAGCagccaaattaaaaaaagttaacagG AGTGAAATCAATGATAATTCATCAGCCAGtgcaggaggaggaggaggaggtggtggaggtggtggtagCAGACCACCACCATCAGGGGGTGGAGGTGACTTCATGAGCTCTCTGCAACAGAAACTAAACAAACGCCGTCAGGCTTCG GAGAATCCACCATCAGCATCAGATTCCAGTAGTAAGCCATCGGGTAGAACGTCACCCCCTGGAGCTCCGAAAG CTACTTCCAAACCATGGGAAAGAAAAACCAATGGTGTAGACAGTACCACTTCTAGTGCCTCTCCTCAACTAAACCG TGGTCGGCTGCATGGCCCGCGACCTCAACCAACCAGTACCTCGCCTGGTAGTCAGTCCCCCAGGCTTGGAGG